The Corynebacterium tuberculostearicum genome window below encodes:
- the zupT gene encoding zinc transporter ZupT, translating to MTFSTFAFAFALVLLSGLSTSIGGALAVGRREPGPAFMAAALGLSAGVMLYVSFMEILPEGIAQLSDALGEETTGTWAAVGAFFAGIAVIAIIDRLVPEEINPHEPATTAEEARRKKLMKTGVFTACALGLHNFPEGFATFLSGLESKEVAVPVAVAIAIHNIPEGIAVAVPLREATGSRKKAFWWATLSGLAEPLGALIGFGLLMPVIGPATMGISFAAIAGIMVFISLDELLPTAEETGEHHHAIYGLIAGMAVMAVSLMLFM from the coding sequence ATGACTTTTAGTACCTTTGCCTTTGCCTTCGCCTTGGTGCTGCTGTCGGGTCTATCGACCTCGATTGGCGGCGCTTTGGCGGTGGGAAGGCGCGAGCCGGGGCCGGCTTTTATGGCCGCTGCACTGGGGCTTTCGGCCGGCGTGATGCTGTATGTCTCCTTTATGGAGATCCTGCCGGAAGGCATTGCGCAGCTTTCCGACGCCCTCGGCGAGGAAACCACCGGCACCTGGGCCGCCGTCGGGGCGTTCTTTGCTGGCATCGCCGTCATCGCCATCATTGACCGGCTCGTGCCGGAGGAGATTAATCCCCATGAGCCGGCCACCACGGCCGAAGAAGCCCGCCGCAAGAAGCTAATGAAAACTGGCGTATTTACCGCCTGCGCGCTGGGCCTGCACAATTTCCCTGAGGGATTCGCCACCTTCTTATCCGGTCTGGAATCTAAGGAAGTTGCGGTGCCGGTGGCGGTGGCCATCGCCATTCACAATATTCCGGAAGGCATTGCGGTGGCTGTTCCGCTGCGCGAGGCCACTGGCTCCCGCAAGAAGGCCTTTTGGTGGGCCACCTTGTCTGGACTGGCTGAGCCGCTCGGCGCGCTCATCGGCTTTGGCCTTCTCATGCCGGTTATTGGGCCGGCGACGATGGGCATTAGTTTCGCCGCCATCGCCGGCATTATGGTCTTCATCTCGCTGGATGAGCTATTGCCCACCGCTGAGGAGACCGGCGAGCACCATCACGCTATCTACGGTTTGATTGCCGGCATGGCCGTGATGGCGGTTTCGCTGATGCTATTTATGTAG
- a CDS encoding DUF808 domain-containing protein — protein MAGGLFALLDDVALIARSAASSVDDAAALAGKTSVKAAGVVVDDAAVTPQYVEGIKPQRELPMIWRITKGSLINKLVIILPIAMILSWIAPWALTPILMCGGTFLCFEGAEKILHHVLPHREKETESVQEKGADAEDSLVKSAITTDLILSAEIMVISLNEVINEPFWMRLGALIFVGILLTLGVYGAVGLLVKMDDIGMALNKRHDGKSTVGNALVKGMPIVLDIIGVIGTAAMLWVGGHIVVKGLHEFGMDQPHEFIASTTENISNGALAWLADTGMSMVCGLVLGVVVATIVMAVKASFGKTSATSAEPAEA, from the coding sequence ATGGCTGGTGGCCTTTTTGCCCTGCTTGACGACGTCGCCCTGATCGCCCGCTCCGCTGCCTCCAGCGTTGACGATGCGGCCGCCCTCGCGGGCAAAACCTCCGTGAAGGCCGCAGGTGTGGTGGTCGACGATGCTGCCGTAACCCCGCAATACGTGGAGGGAATCAAGCCGCAACGCGAGCTGCCGATGATCTGGCGCATTACCAAGGGCTCACTCATCAATAAGCTCGTTATCATCCTGCCCATCGCCATGATCCTCTCTTGGATCGCGCCGTGGGCGCTCACCCCCATCCTGATGTGCGGCGGTACTTTCTTGTGCTTTGAAGGTGCGGAGAAAATCCTGCATCACGTTCTCCCCCACCGGGAAAAGGAGACCGAGTCAGTCCAGGAAAAGGGCGCCGATGCCGAGGACAGCCTAGTTAAGTCCGCTATCACCACCGACCTCATCTTGTCTGCCGAGATCATGGTCATTTCCCTAAATGAGGTCATCAACGAGCCATTCTGGATGCGCCTGGGTGCCCTCATCTTCGTCGGCATCTTGCTGACCCTGGGTGTCTACGGCGCCGTAGGCCTCTTGGTCAAGATGGACGATATTGGCATGGCCCTTAATAAGCGCCACGATGGCAAGTCCACGGTGGGCAACGCCTTGGTCAAGGGCATGCCGATCGTTCTCGATATCATCGGCGTCATTGGTACCGCCGCCATGCTGTGGGTAGGCGGCCATATCGTGGTCAAGGGCCTGCACGAGTTCGGCATGGATCAGCCCCACGAATTCATCGCGTCCACGACCGAGAATATCTCCAATGGCGCCCTGGCATGGCTGGCAGATACCGGCATGTCCATGGTCTGCGGCCTGGTGCTTGGCGTAGTCGTTGCCACCATCGTGATGGCGGTTAAGGCCTCCTTTGGCAAGACTTCGGCCACTTCTGCCGAGCCGGCGGAAGCTTAA
- a CDS encoding DUF402 domain-containing protein, producing the protein MPVDLHPVKRETFNTAEYTNTDPKGFLREVDTYTETDFGLYMARGADHPRFGYLESWLLPDLNLRANIFHFRPGVDVHQDFYIDVAEIQREGAVWTTRDLYVDLVATRGEPISVLDIDELSAATSAGLISAEDAEKAIDTTLAAVEGITRSGDDAMAWLAHQGIHLTWSDNITLTPEG; encoded by the coding sequence ATGCCGGTGGATCTCCATCCGGTCAAGCGCGAGACCTTTAATACCGCCGAGTACACCAATACCGACCCCAAGGGATTCTTACGCGAGGTCGACACGTACACCGAGACGGATTTCGGCCTCTACATGGCTCGCGGCGCCGATCACCCGCGCTTTGGTTACCTGGAATCGTGGCTGCTGCCCGATCTCAACCTGCGCGCCAATATCTTCCATTTCCGCCCCGGCGTAGACGTCCACCAAGACTTTTATATCGACGTGGCCGAGATCCAGCGCGAGGGCGCGGTGTGGACCACCCGCGACCTTTATGTGGATCTGGTTGCCACGCGCGGCGAGCCCATTTCTGTGCTCGATATTGATGAACTCTCTGCCGCGACCTCCGCTGGCTTGATTTCTGCCGAGGACGCCGAGAAAGCGATCGACACTACACTTGCCGCGGTCGAGGGCATTACTCGCAGCGGTGATGATGCGATGGCTTGGCTGGCGCATCAGGGGATACACTTAACGTGGTCCGATAACATCACCCTAACCCCAGAAGGATAA
- a CDS encoding Rv1157c family protein, with the protein MSHARTTWRLSGRTGYIAAATAALIGLASPLVAPAQASAPDLSSLVQQASSHSPLDELGRPNQETQDRIRAFAAQPWIPEDVRNAILSGLAFFAGGGDGKGGVAMPEGNNPNFRQFYWPTVSAHCIGGTSDAMGSAIAVPGPTEMPAPGAKSGETVFLFTALGTPPAAREQGGMNVQWFNLDTLRSGVTPLNNNGINQDGPTTLSGTAQTGKGTVIALLSGGVNTQESRCNFAPTAAFLEVK; encoded by the coding sequence GTGAGCCACGCCCGCACTACTTGGCGCCTGTCCGGCCGCACCGGTTATATCGCCGCTGCCACGGCCGCGCTCATCGGCCTCGCCTCTCCCCTCGTCGCCCCAGCGCAGGCTTCCGCACCAGATCTTTCTTCCTTGGTGCAGCAGGCGTCCTCCCATAGCCCACTGGACGAGCTTGGCCGCCCCAACCAGGAAACCCAGGACCGCATCCGCGCTTTTGCGGCACAACCGTGGATTCCCGAGGATGTTCGCAACGCTATCCTCTCTGGCCTCGCGTTCTTCGCCGGCGGCGGCGATGGCAAGGGCGGCGTAGCCATGCCGGAAGGCAATAACCCGAACTTCCGCCAGTTTTACTGGCCCACGGTCTCCGCACACTGCATCGGCGGCACCAGCGATGCCATGGGCTCGGCCATTGCCGTTCCTGGCCCCACCGAAATGCCGGCACCGGGGGCAAAGTCCGGCGAAACCGTATTCCTCTTCACCGCCCTTGGCACCCCACCGGCCGCGCGCGAACAAGGCGGGATGAACGTGCAGTGGTTCAACCTCGACACCCTGCGCAGCGGTGTCACCCCGCTGAATAACAATGGCATCAATCAGGACGGCCCTACCACCTTGTCCGGCACCGCCCAGACCGGCAAGGGCACCGTCATCGCGCTGCTTTCTGGCGGCGTGAACACCCAGGAATCCCGCTGCAATTTCGCCCCGACCGCCGCCTTCCTTGAGGTGAAGTAG
- the typA gene encoding translational GTPase TypA, translating to MSNTEFRNVAIVAHVDHGKTTLVNGMLEQSGAFGDHGEHTDRVMDSNDQERERGITILAKNTAIHRKGLGKDGQDLIINVIDTPGHADFGGEVERGISMVDGVVLLVDASEGPLPQTRFVLTKALEAKLPVIICVNKTDRPDARIDEVVSESQDLLLEIAAGLEDEEAAAAAEELLDLPVLYASGRAGVASTENPGDGNVPEGEDLQPLFDVIYNVLPEPSATVDAPLQAHVTNLDASDFLGRIALLRIYAGRIKKGQQVAWIHYDEDGNQHTKTVKVAELLRTVGFERQPAEEAIAGDIVAISGISDVMIGDTIADPEHPEALPRITVDEPAISMTIGVNTSPMAGQGGGDKLTARMVKARLEQELIGNVSLRVLPTERPDAWEVQGRGEMALSVLIESMRREGFELTIGKPQVVTKEIDGKTYEPYEILTIDSPSEHQGAITQLLASRKGQMQAMDVREGDWVRMIFRVPARGLIGFRTQFMTETRGAGIANSISDGLDVWAGEIKSRPTGSLVADRTGQITQYALMQLADRGNFFVEPGAEAYEGMVVGANNRDEDIDINITKEKKLTNMRSATADATVTLAKAHTLSLEEALEFCGNDECVEVAPDVLRVRKVELSATDRKRAAARKKQMNK from the coding sequence GTGAGTAATACCGAGTTCCGTAATGTTGCCATCGTCGCGCACGTTGACCATGGCAAGACCACCCTGGTCAACGGCATGCTGGAGCAGTCCGGCGCCTTTGGTGACCACGGTGAACACACGGACCGCGTCATGGACTCCAATGATCAGGAGCGCGAGCGCGGCATTACCATTCTGGCCAAGAACACGGCCATTCACCGCAAGGGCCTGGGCAAGGACGGCCAGGACCTGATTATTAACGTCATTGACACCCCAGGCCACGCCGACTTCGGTGGCGAGGTCGAGCGCGGTATTTCCATGGTGGATGGCGTTGTCTTGCTCGTCGATGCCTCCGAGGGTCCGCTGCCGCAGACCCGCTTCGTGCTCACCAAGGCACTGGAAGCCAAGCTGCCGGTTATCATCTGCGTGAACAAGACTGACCGCCCGGATGCCCGCATCGACGAGGTTGTCTCCGAGTCCCAGGACCTGCTGCTGGAAATCGCCGCCGGCCTGGAGGACGAGGAAGCCGCGGCCGCCGCCGAGGAGCTGCTGGACCTTCCGGTTCTCTACGCTTCCGGCCGCGCCGGCGTTGCCTCCACCGAGAACCCAGGCGATGGCAACGTCCCTGAGGGCGAGGATCTGCAGCCGCTTTTCGACGTCATCTATAACGTCCTCCCAGAGCCTTCCGCTACCGTCGACGCCCCACTGCAGGCGCACGTAACCAACCTGGACGCTTCCGACTTCCTGGGCCGTATCGCGCTGCTGCGTATCTACGCCGGCCGCATCAAGAAGGGCCAGCAGGTGGCCTGGATTCACTACGACGAGGATGGCAACCAGCACACCAAGACCGTGAAGGTCGCCGAGCTGCTGCGCACCGTCGGCTTCGAGCGTCAGCCGGCCGAGGAGGCCATCGCCGGTGACATCGTTGCTATCTCCGGCATTTCTGACGTCATGATTGGTGACACCATCGCCGATCCGGAGCACCCAGAGGCCCTGCCGCGCATCACCGTGGACGAGCCGGCCATCTCCATGACCATCGGCGTTAATACTTCCCCGATGGCAGGCCAGGGCGGCGGCGATAAGCTCACCGCACGTATGGTCAAGGCCCGTCTGGAGCAGGAGCTCATCGGTAACGTTTCGCTGCGCGTGCTGCCTACCGAGCGTCCCGACGCTTGGGAGGTCCAGGGCCGTGGCGAAATGGCGCTGTCCGTGCTCATCGAGTCCATGCGTCGCGAGGGCTTCGAGCTGACCATCGGCAAGCCGCAGGTTGTGACCAAGGAGATCGACGGCAAGACCTACGAGCCGTACGAGATCCTCACCATTGACTCCCCGTCCGAGCACCAGGGTGCTATCACCCAGCTGCTGGCCTCCCGCAAGGGCCAGATGCAGGCCATGGACGTGCGCGAGGGCGACTGGGTACGCATGATCTTCCGCGTTCCTGCCCGCGGTCTCATCGGCTTCCGCACCCAGTTCATGACCGAGACCCGCGGTGCCGGCATCGCTAACTCCATTTCTGACGGCCTAGATGTCTGGGCCGGCGAGATCAAGTCCCGCCCAACCGGCTCCCTGGTGGCTGACCGCACCGGCCAGATCACCCAGTACGCGTTGATGCAGCTGGCTGACCGCGGCAACTTCTTCGTCGAGCCGGGTGCTGAGGCTTATGAGGGCATGGTCGTTGGTGCCAATAACCGCGATGAGGATATTGACATCAACATCACCAAGGAAAAGAAGCTGACCAATATGCGCTCCGCCACCGCGGATGCCACGGTCACCCTTGCTAAGGCACACACCCTCTCCCTGGAAGAGGCGCTGGAATTCTGTGGCAACGACGAGTGCGTCGAGGTCGCCCCAGACGTCCTGCGCGTGCGCAAGGTAGAGCTTTCCGCTACCGACCGCAAGCGTGCTGCTGCTCGCAAGAAGCAGATGAATAAGTAA
- a CDS encoding GOLPH3/VPS74 family protein, with the protein MLICQEMFLLLTKDNGKQEDWVSNNEAALRATVLTDLLLGGHVELGEKKKVETTPQRPEHPVLAWAWEELQQHKATSMQSLLEASWFTPREIIALDFHANGQLDVEKAKWWQISGDRYIMTDLELEKELRERLVAVLEAQRPAEVNDVIILDILREVSGAYTLLKNDAEGMKRREMRARIQEIKEEVEYDKTASSAVKAVVEEAAAVAAMVATTAAITTT; encoded by the coding sequence ATGCTCATCTGCCAAGAAATGTTCCTTCTCCTGACCAAGGACAACGGCAAGCAGGAAGACTGGGTGTCCAATAATGAGGCCGCTCTGCGCGCCACCGTACTCACGGACCTGCTGCTGGGCGGGCACGTAGAGCTCGGTGAGAAAAAGAAGGTAGAGACCACTCCACAGCGCCCAGAGCACCCCGTGTTGGCGTGGGCTTGGGAGGAGCTGCAGCAGCACAAGGCCACCAGCATGCAGAGCCTGTTGGAGGCTTCGTGGTTTACCCCGCGGGAAATCATCGCCTTGGATTTCCACGCGAATGGACAGCTCGACGTGGAAAAAGCCAAGTGGTGGCAAATAAGCGGCGACCGCTACATCATGACGGACTTGGAGCTGGAAAAGGAACTGCGCGAGCGGTTGGTTGCAGTCTTAGAGGCGCAGCGGCCAGCCGAGGTCAATGACGTCATCATCCTCGATATCCTCCGCGAGGTCAGCGGCGCCTATACCCTGCTGAAAAACGATGCGGAGGGAATGAAGCGCCGCGAGATGCGGGCGCGCATTCAGGAAATCAAAGAAGAGGTCGAGTACGACAAAACCGCCTCCTCAGCGGTCAAGGCCGTAGTTGAGGAGGCGGCAGCGGTTGCGGCGATGGTGGCCACGACAGCGGCAATCACCACCACCTAG
- a CDS encoding ABC transporter family substrate-binding protein: MKKNPASPRRAASAIAAVLSTASLSLLSACAANPGPPPVVEDNASALQEDQTTTTPGPEEEQPQDADSAKRPTISVGVDPLRAGLNPHLVANNSELVDQIAELVLPSAFHHGQRDADILESASEVTAPKGVAQRVRYVIASPAQWSDGTPISGADFSYLWKQMTTTAGVRDPAGYHAISAVNTSDGGRVVTVDFSQKVKDWHLLFHNLLPSHLLQDDNFGSALADKIPASAGRYLVDSVDRGRGVITLNRNDRFWGANPAQVDVIQLREVRDSTQALNMLRSGQIGFADFTPDQTSQEALGLLGHVSDKALTRPRQLRLHMSTADGALEESAARRGLASLIDTDQVARLATGRASNLEPGNNPISKDTDLTALRTRASKKPIRFAVDPTSPTALAAATTLYDVLEAHGIDAEVVSERLTTITSKLLPEGEVDAVVTWEDISLNSLAAANIFSCDDKQPLAGDLSGICPENADEIREEILSGAMSPKEALGRIRDVNSKEALYVPLVDETRIHALGEGIVGPGQSIDDWDEGLITAPRWRIDED; this comes from the coding sequence ATGAAAAAGAATCCGGCTTCACCAAGGCGCGCGGCGTCGGCAATCGCAGCGGTACTCAGCACCGCCAGCCTTTCACTACTTAGCGCCTGCGCGGCTAACCCCGGCCCACCACCGGTGGTGGAGGATAATGCCTCCGCGCTGCAAGAAGATCAGACCACCACCACGCCTGGCCCGGAAGAAGAGCAGCCGCAGGATGCCGACTCCGCCAAGCGCCCGACCATCTCGGTGGGCGTGGACCCTCTGCGCGCGGGTTTGAACCCGCACCTTGTGGCCAATAACTCCGAGCTGGTCGACCAGATTGCAGAACTGGTGCTGCCCTCGGCGTTCCACCACGGGCAAAGGGACGCCGATATCCTCGAATCCGCCTCTGAGGTCACCGCTCCTAAGGGCGTGGCGCAACGGGTGCGCTACGTTATCGCCTCGCCCGCACAATGGTCCGATGGCACACCCATTTCCGGCGCGGACTTTAGCTACCTGTGGAAGCAGATGACCACTACCGCCGGTGTGCGCGATCCCGCCGGCTACCACGCCATATCGGCCGTCAATACCTCCGATGGCGGCCGCGTAGTCACCGTGGACTTTTCCCAGAAGGTGAAAGATTGGCATCTGCTTTTCCATAATTTGCTGCCTTCCCATCTGCTGCAGGACGATAACTTTGGCTCTGCCTTAGCCGATAAGATTCCAGCATCGGCCGGGCGCTACCTCGTTGATAGCGTGGACCGCGGACGCGGAGTCATTACCTTGAACCGGAACGACCGCTTCTGGGGCGCTAATCCGGCGCAGGTGGACGTCATCCAGCTGCGCGAAGTGCGCGATAGCACCCAGGCGCTCAATATGCTGCGCTCCGGGCAGATTGGTTTCGCGGACTTTACCCCGGATCAAACCTCCCAGGAGGCACTGGGCCTTTTAGGGCATGTTTCCGATAAAGCCCTGACCCGCCCGCGCCAGCTGCGCCTGCACATGTCCACCGCGGATGGAGCACTAGAAGAAAGCGCAGCACGCCGTGGATTGGCCTCGCTGATTGACACGGACCAGGTCGCGCGTTTGGCCACCGGCCGCGCCTCCAACCTGGAGCCCGGGAACAACCCTATAAGTAAGGACACGGATCTTACTGCGCTGCGCACCCGCGCTAGTAAAAAGCCGATTCGCTTTGCGGTAGACCCCACTAGCCCCACGGCCTTGGCCGCGGCCACTACGCTTTACGACGTCCTAGAAGCCCATGGGATCGATGCTGAGGTGGTTTCCGAGCGCCTGACTACAATAACTTCCAAGCTTTTGCCAGAAGGCGAAGTGGATGCGGTGGTGACCTGGGAGGATATTTCCCTGAACTCGCTGGCCGCGGCAAATATCTTCAGCTGCGATGACAAGCAGCCGCTCGCCGGCGACCTGTCCGGAATCTGCCCGGAGAACGCGGATGAGATTCGCGAGGAGATTTTGTCCGGCGCCATGAGCCCGAAGGAAGCCCTCGGCCGCATTCGCGATGTGAACTCTAAGGAGGCCCTTTACGTGCCTTTGGTGGATGAGACGCGTATCCATGCGCTCGGGGAGGGTATTGTAGGCCCCGGCCAAAGCATTGATGATTGGGACGAGGGTCTTATCACCGCGCCCCGCTGGAGGATAGATGAAGACTAA
- a CDS encoding PIG-L family deacetylase codes for MKTKDLTGYRVVAVHAHPDDETLFMGGTLATLATRGAEVTVITLTLGEDGEVIGEPYQGLADHDQLGGFRARELANALDALGVKGIQLGGFGHFHDSGMAGSPSHENPRALVNRIEEAADFLSDELEAIQPHAILTYGPDGGYGHPDHIAVHEAVMKAASPSTRIWYGIFERAANYAGLDTLDAPAGWTKPSQEYLDNFTNEGADVTVALSDAALDAKRCAMRAHASQIWVADGSTTRTNPEAAVAALHEPEQVPGAYGLSNLLVMPLLRAEYFQLGQGEPADDLLGGL; via the coding sequence ATGAAGACTAAGGACTTAACCGGCTACCGTGTGGTGGCAGTGCACGCCCACCCGGATGATGAAACCCTCTTTATGGGTGGCACCCTGGCCACTCTTGCCACACGCGGCGCCGAGGTTACCGTCATTACTCTTACCTTGGGTGAGGACGGCGAGGTCATCGGCGAGCCTTACCAAGGTCTGGCCGATCACGATCAGCTCGGCGGTTTCCGCGCCCGCGAATTGGCCAATGCCCTCGATGCCCTGGGTGTCAAGGGGATCCAGCTGGGCGGTTTCGGCCACTTCCATGACTCTGGCATGGCAGGCTCTCCCTCGCACGAGAACCCGCGTGCGCTGGTCAATCGCATCGAGGAGGCGGCCGATTTCCTGAGCGACGAGCTTGAGGCTATCCAGCCCCACGCCATCTTGACCTACGGGCCCGATGGCGGCTACGGGCACCCGGACCACATTGCGGTGCATGAGGCGGTGATGAAGGCGGCGTCGCCAAGCACGCGCATTTGGTACGGCATTTTTGAACGCGCGGCCAATTATGCCGGCCTGGACACCCTCGATGCGCCGGCCGGGTGGACCAAGCCCAGCCAGGAGTACCTAGACAATTTCACCAACGAGGGCGCCGATGTCACCGTCGCTCTTTCCGACGCCGCCCTGGACGCCAAGCGCTGCGCCATGCGCGCCCACGCCTCCCAAATCTGGGTGGCCGATGGCTCCACCACCCGCACCAACCCCGAGGCCGCCGTGGCCGCGTTGCACGAACCCGAGCAGGTGCCCGGGGCCTATGGTCTATCCAACCTGCTGGTCATGCCCCTGCTGCGCGCCGAGTACTTCCAGCTGGGACAGGGCGAGCCGGCCGATGACCTGCTGGGCGGCCTGTAA
- the fdxA gene encoding ferredoxin has translation MTYTIAQPCVDIMDRSCVEECPVDCIYEGKRMLYIHPDECVDCGACEPACPVEAIFYEDDVPDEWLDYNDANAAFFDDLGSPGGAAALGPQDFDVPMIAALPPQNQE, from the coding sequence ATGACTTATACGATCGCACAGCCTTGCGTTGACATAATGGACCGCAGCTGCGTTGAGGAATGCCCTGTTGACTGCATCTACGAGGGCAAGCGCATGCTCTACATCCACCCGGATGAGTGCGTGGACTGCGGCGCCTGCGAGCCGGCTTGCCCGGTCGAGGCCATCTTCTACGAGGATGACGTTCCCGATGAGTGGCTGGACTACAACGACGCCAACGCCGCCTTCTTCGATGACCTGGGCTCCCCGGGCGGCGCGGCGGCCCTTGGGCCACAGGACTTTGACGTCCCGATGATTGCCGCGCTTCCACCACAGAATCAGGAGTAA
- the dapC gene encoding succinyldiaminopimelate transaminase yields the protein MARTPLGKTLPDFPWDSLAGAKKKAQAHPGGIVDLSVGNPVDPVSPGVQLALTAAAQNPGYPQTAGTPELREAIAAALTRRYNMQVDRVLPVVGTKEAIAWLPTLLGMRGETVAFPSVAYPTYEVGALLAGATPLRADSDFQDASLVFLNSPSNPTGRVLGVEELRRIVAWARETGAIIASDECYMSLGWNDDNPPVSILDPRVTDGDNTGLIAMHSLSKTANMAAYRAGFFAGDNELIAELLQLRKHAGLIVPGPIQAAMVAALNDDDTEALQRNRYASRRAVLMHALVDAGFTIDHSDAGMYLWATRGENCRETIDWLAERGILAAPGDFYGPAGEKHVRIGLNGTDERIDAAVDRLAGA from the coding sequence ATGGCACGCACACCGCTAGGAAAGACGCTTCCAGACTTCCCCTGGGATTCGCTGGCCGGCGCCAAGAAGAAGGCCCAGGCCCACCCGGGTGGAATCGTTGACCTCTCGGTGGGCAACCCCGTTGACCCTGTATCCCCGGGCGTGCAGCTTGCGTTGACCGCAGCCGCGCAGAACCCTGGTTACCCGCAGACCGCCGGCACCCCGGAACTGCGCGAGGCCATCGCCGCCGCGCTCACCCGCCGCTATAACATGCAGGTTGACCGCGTCCTGCCGGTGGTCGGCACCAAGGAGGCCATCGCCTGGCTGCCTACGCTTCTGGGCATGCGCGGCGAGACCGTCGCCTTCCCCTCGGTGGCCTATCCCACCTACGAGGTGGGCGCCCTGCTCGCCGGCGCCACGCCGCTGCGCGCGGATTCCGATTTCCAGGATGCCTCCCTGGTCTTTTTGAATTCGCCGTCCAATCCCACCGGCCGCGTGCTCGGCGTGGAGGAACTGCGCCGCATCGTGGCGTGGGCGCGCGAGACCGGCGCCATCATCGCCTCCGATGAGTGCTACATGAGCCTGGGCTGGAACGACGATAATCCGCCGGTGTCCATCCTCGATCCGCGCGTGACCGATGGTGATAACACCGGGCTCATCGCCATGCATTCGCTGTCCAAGACCGCGAATATGGCCGCTTACCGCGCCGGCTTCTTCGCGGGCGATAACGAGCTCATCGCCGAGCTGCTGCAGCTGCGCAAGCACGCCGGCCTCATCGTTCCAGGTCCCATCCAGGCCGCCATGGTCGCCGCGCTCAACGACGACGACACCGAGGCACTCCAGCGCAACCGCTACGCTTCCCGCCGTGCAGTGCTTATGCACGCGCTTGTCGACGCCGGCTTTACCATCGACCACTCCGATGCCGGCATGTACCTGTGGGCCACCCGGGGCGAGAATTGCCGCGAGACCATCGACTGGCTTGCCGAGCGCGGCATCCTCGCGGCCCCGGGTGACTTCTACGGCCCGGCCGGCGAGAAGCATGTGCGTATCGGCCTCAATGGCACCGATGAGCGCATCGATGCCGCCGTGGACCGCCTCGCCGGTGCCTAA
- a CDS encoding pseudouridine synthase — MSASMPPWTASPVPNSGRPPARAGISPRKTVLRGHVPEEGEYFAARAGDSPFSPGTVLPPGAALSHPVPAWYHPSVPPERPIPFDYSVVHADRDLIVADKPHFLPTTTNGRLQRETLQTRLRVDFGEDDIVPLHRLDRLTAGLVICSRNPATRAAYQRIFLEGSAVKKYRGVVKQPLFVDREIALRMHKPRGSRQVFVAPEGTLTSTYVRAAGREVTMWPRTGHTHQLRVLLNHLGHPLLGDDTYPTPRKLDLYDFRTPLALLHEAITFIDPLSHSERQFFSSQALRTTIE, encoded by the coding sequence ATGAGCGCATCGATGCCGCCGTGGACCGCCTCGCCGGTGCCTAATTCCGGTAGGCCTCCCGCCCGCGCGGGCATTTCGCCGCGCAAAACGGTCCTGCGCGGCCACGTGCCCGAGGAAGGGGAGTACTTCGCCGCCCGTGCCGGCGACTCTCCCTTTTCGCCCGGCACCGTGCTGCCGCCCGGCGCCGCACTTTCGCACCCCGTGCCCGCCTGGTACCACCCCTCCGTTCCTCCGGAACGCCCGATTCCTTTCGACTACTCCGTGGTCCACGCCGACCGCGACCTCATCGTGGCCGATAAGCCGCACTTCCTGCCCACGACCACCAACGGCCGCCTCCAGCGCGAAACGCTGCAAACCCGCCTGCGCGTGGACTTTGGCGAAGACGACATCGTACCCCTGCACCGCCTAGACCGCCTGACCGCTGGCCTCGTCATCTGCTCCCGCAATCCCGCAACCCGCGCCGCCTACCAGCGCATCTTTCTGGAGGGGAGTGCGGTGAAGAAGTATCGGGGCGTCGTCAAGCAGCCGCTTTTCGTGGACCGGGAAATTGCCCTGCGCATGCACAAGCCCCGCGGGTCGCGCCAGGTGTTCGTGGCCCCCGAAGGTACGCTGACCTCCACATATGTGCGCGCCGCCGGCCGGGAGGTGACCATGTGGCCGCGCACCGGCCATACCCACCAGTTGCGCGTGCTGCTCAATCACCTCGGCCACCCACTGCTTGGCGACGATACCTATCCCACCCCGCGCAAGCTCGACCTCTATGACTTCCGAACCCCGCTCGCGCTGCTCCATGAGGCTATAACTTTTATAGATCCTCTATCACATTCCGAGCGTCAATTTTTCAGTTCCCAGGCCTTAAGAACTACAATCGAGTAG